The following DNA comes from Longimicrobium sp..
CAGCGCCACGCCGATGCTCTCCTGCAGCGTTCCCAGGCGGTTGATCCCGGCCACGGTGTCGCGGTCGTCCGACAGGCGGTCGTTGGCGCGCTTGAGCGCCTTGTACTCGTCGCTCTGCGCCACCAGCCGCCCGATCTCGCGGGCCTTCTCCCAGATCTGCTCCATCCGGCCGTCCTTCTTCAGCAAGTAAGGGAACTGCAACTGCTTGAACTGTGAGGTTCGGGCGTGTCCCCCGCTGCGCGGGGGCCGGGCTGCGCGCGCGGTAGGGCACGATACAACTGTGCCCAACCGCGCCGGGCCCCCGCCGCGCCCGGCATCTTCGCGATCCGTCCAGATCCGTCGCGCGCGGCGGTGTCCCGACCCTCCGGGCGCGCATCCCTCACGCGGGGGCGGAACGCGGGCATCTCCGCGGCCGCAGGCGGCCCCCTCCCCCCGCCCCCCTCCCCGCTTCGCAGGGGCGGGGGAGAACTCAGCGCGGACGCCGGGCCCTACGCCATCTCCGCCAGCACGATGCGGTCGCGCCCGGCGAGATCTTTTCGCACCCGCGGCTCGGCGAACGCACCCGTCGCGCGGATGATGTCGCACACCGCGTCCGCCTGCGCCGCGCCGATCTCCATCGCCAGCAATCCGCCGGCGTTCAGGTGATCGGGGGCCCGGGCGACGAGCGGGCGGAT
Coding sequences within:
- a CDS encoding YlbF family regulator, yielding MQFPYLLKKDGRMEQIWEKAREIGRLVAQSDEYKALKRANDRLSDDRDTVAGINRLGTLQESIGVALQSGREPDEAEREEFERLATTVQSSGAYQAFEAARSNFDRLMMRIDEEIAKGIEAGEQSRIILT